From the Methanothermobacter sp. genome, the window GGAAGGGATATAATGAGAAGGGGAGGGGACCTCGCAGGGGGTTTCTTCCAGGGAAACATAGTATGCTCACCTGACGCATCTGCAGGCACACTCCTTGGGGCGATTGGCTGTTACCTGATGGGCATACCTGAGGGGGGCCTTATAGCGGCCCTGCTGGTGTTCATAGGGAACAGGCTCTGCGCAGACCCGGGATATGCCGGTACTACAGGCGCACTTTCAATCACAGTCATAATAGCAATCTCATCACTTGTCGGATTGAAACCTGAAATGTTTGTTGCTGGAATGGTTATTGCGATAACCACAATACAGGGATTAAACCACAGGGGATCATCAAGGCTCCTTGGCGCCATAGCCAGGAGGATGAACAGGTACACAGACCTTGAATAGAAGGTGTTGATCATGCTACTCCAGATAACAGGAATAATAGTTGTTCTCATGGCATTGAGGACTCTTCTAGCACAGGACAGGGCAGAGAGGCTCCTCTACCTCAATGCAATGGGTTTCGGGATATCTGCAATGATTGCACTCTACATTGGAACAGCATTCGGAGCTATCCTTGCAGCTGTCTACTTCGTGGCATCAACCATAACATCCAATGCCATTGCACACACCCTTGACCGTGTAGGGGAGGAAATATTAATCGAGGATTAGATGAAGATCTGGCT encodes:
- a CDS encoding DUF2109 family protein, encoding MLLQITGIIVVLMALRTLLAQDRAERLLYLNAMGFGISAMIALYIGTAFGAILAAVYFVASTITSNAIAHTLDRVGEEILIED